A segment of the Sulfurovum indicum genome:
CCACATGCCGAAGGCTGTCCGGTAAGAGAGAATGCACCGCTTCCCGGAAGTGCCTGCTTGTTAAGGAGGAAGTGCACATTGTACGAAAGTGTATTGACCCACGTACCTCTGGTATGCTGGTTCATACCCATTGTCCAGAATGAAACTACTTTTCTACCCTTCTCAATGTAGAGATCAGCAAGGGCTTTCAGTTTTTTCTTGAACTCTTCAAGGTCTTCATTTGGATCACCTTTCGCAATTTTCGCAACATAATCCAATGTAAATGGTGCAAGAGATTTTTTATACTCTTCAAAAGTGATCTGCCAGTGCTTAAGCGTACCTGGTGTATGCTTCATTTTATCACCTTCTTTGTAACCGTAAGGTTCAAGTGCCGGTGCTTCTTTTGCAGAAACGGTAGTCTCCATCTCTTTCTTGATCGTTTCCATCTCTTTGGCTGTATATTTGCCATCTTTAAGAGACTTCTCACCTGCCCTTCTCATACCGTAACCAATATTTACCGGACCTGCGGTAAAGACAATGTTCTGCTTGACAAAATCCCAGTCAATCGCTTCAGGATGATTATAAACAATCTCATGTGCAACATAGTTCCAGATCGCAAGGTCTGTATTTGGAGAGAAGATAATGTTAATATCTCCGATATCACAGGTTCTGTGTGTATAGGTCTGGATGTTAACAATTTTTACCTTATCCGGGTTGGAAAGTTTTCTGTCAGAAACACGCGACCAGAGAATAGGGTGCATCTCTGCCATATTTGAACCCCATGTCACGATAGTATCTGTAATTTCAATATCATCGTAACAACCAGATGGTTCATCCACACCAAATGTCTGATAGAAACCTACAACTGCTGATGCCATACAGTGACGCGCATTTGGATCGATCGCATTGGATCTGAATCCTGCTTTCATCATCTTTTGTGCTGCATATCCCTCCATAACCGTATATTGTCCGGAAGCAAAGACTGCAACACCCTCAGGTCCACTTGCTTTCAAAGCTTTTCTTGCATGTTTTTCCATCTCATCAAATGCACGTTTCCATGAAACAGGTCTGAATTTACCTTTTTTGTCAAATTCACCTTTGTCATTCATTCTGAGAAGCGGTGTTTTAAGTCTATCCGCACCATACATGATCTTCGCATTGAAATATCCTTTGATACAGTTAAGCCCTCTGTTCACCGGTGCTGCAGGGTCTCCTTTGACCGCTACAATCTTCCCGCCCTTGGTTGCAAGCATGATCCCACACCCCGTACCACAGAAACGACACGCTGCTTTATCCCATCTCCAATCTTTCTGTGCATCTGATGCTGCAGCTTCAAGGTTGGATGGAACAGCAATTCCTACTGCGCTTGCTGCAGATGCTGCTGCTGCGCTTTTGAGAAATTCTCTTCTATTCAAAGCCATATTACTTCCTCCGTAAATTGATTTTTTTAGTTATAGAGACTATAACAACGTCTATAGTTTAGCATAAGAGTAGTTTTTTTATACATGATTTATATCAAGTTTCGTAATTTATTGCATAAATTCAGTGAATAGTAATCATTTTAATTTGGAGTGTTTTTATCTTAGATAAATGGAAGGGAAAGAAGTATAAAATAGTTGTAAAAAATGTTGATGAAATTAGGAGTTCTACACTCTTATTTAGCTTTGTGCTCTGAACTTTGACTGTATCAACGAAGGGGAAGTGGTTACAAACCACCTAATGTTTTCTTGACATTCTCATCTGCCATTGAGATGTTCCATGCCGGCTCCCAGACTACTTCAACCTCAACTTCCCCAACATCTTCGATACGTTCTACCGCCTCTTTGACCCACTGAGTGATCATCTGATGCAAAGGACACCCCTGTGTAGAAAGTGTCATCACCACATGCACATTACACTCCTCATCGATAATCGCATCATAAATAAGCCCCATCTCGACAAGATTAAATCCTACTTCAGGGTCAATCACCGTACTGATCGCATCAAAAACTGCCTCTTTTGTAATATTGCACATATCATACTCCTCATTTATCATTCATAATTCTATCGGATACCTGTAACCGTAAAAGCGGGATTCCAGTCCAGCCTAAAACAAAAGCTTTTCAGATTAAAAAGCATACAACAACTCCTCACTCCTGCTTTTACCTTCATCACTTCCCATATGAGAGCATCTTTTGCATCGTAGCAAACAGAAAAACCGCTCCTATAAAGAGAAAACTTGCCCCCGCTTTAAAAAGAAGATTACTCTCGGTCATCAAACCAAACCCACCGAGTGTAACGCCTGACACAGTGAACCAGAACATCATACCTGCACCCTCCTTGGAATACATCTCATGCAGCATAGGCACCTTTTCTTTACCTACAAGCGGAGCAAAGCGCTCAAACCAGACAAGAAAGGGAACGATCTTATACAGATGTCCGCTGATCATGGAAGCCACAAAGCCCAAAAGAAGGAACCACACACTCGCATGCAAAAAAGGAGTGTATCCTGTTAAGATATAAATAAGCCATAGGATAATTGAAAAGCCAAGAGTGCCAAAAGCAAAGACCATCGACTTTGCCCAGATATCCCACTCTTTTCTAACTGTCAATTTGGCAATGATATAGATCTGCATCATATAAAAGAGGACACCTATCAGATTTACCAGATAGCCAAGCCACATCAGCCACTCCCATCCGGTAAGTGCTCCGGCAAATACCAAAGCAACACCAATAATCACACATTTAAATGCACGATTGATATGATCCTCTTTAAACCCGTGAGCCAGAGAGAACATCGGAATAAGGATCAGTGAGAACCCCATAATCGTCAAGAGAACATATCCACCAAGTACGGCATAGACATGCGCTTTAAGCATCATCTCCACATCGATACTCAACTCTCCGGTCAGTCCCAATGCGATGGCAAATCCGGTAATAATACCCAAAAGCAGATAACCGTTGCTCCATGCTACAGTTTTGACCGTAAGTGTACGAAGCTCGCTCCTTCTCAGTGTTGCCATGCTCTCCAATGCAAAGATCACCATAGCAACCAGCACCAACAGCCCACCGTAAGGAAGCAGAGAGGGTATCATCCAAAACCCAAAGACCATCACCGATGCACCAATACCCAAAAGAGGCAGAATAATATAGTAAACATCGACTACGACATGTCCTGTCTCAAGTACGACAGGAATCAGCTGCGCCATCGCACCAAAGATGATCATCATGACAAAACCAAGTAAAAAGAGGTGTACCCATCCTGCTACATTCATCTGCACATAGCTGAATGTCGGCTCAAAAAAGAGCAAAGCTGCCATAGAGAGCAGATAGAAGACCACACCATACTTGAAAAATGGTGCAATGAGCTTCAACGGAGGTGCGAAATCACTCGAGACTGCTTTCATCAATACTTATCCATGGCACGTGTTTTGAGAAAGGTCGGCCTTTTCGCTCTCCCCTGCTCTGTAAGAGAAAATAAGTTTAACACGTCCGTCATCCATTTTCTCTGTCTCGATATCATAGTTCTCACCAATCTTATCAAGCAGGCCCATAGGTTTTTTATGATTGATCATAACAACTTTCTTGTTGGGACTGTCGACCATTTTTAAACCTGCCATCGCATTAACCATTGGTTCAGGCGGCCCGCATTTAGAGGTATCGAACTCATAGTATTGGGTTTCCCCCATTGTATAGGTAAAGAAAGGAACGGTTGCCCCCGGAACTTCTACAGCTTGCTTGTTAAATTCAGACATAATTACTCCTATTTATGATTTTTTACATTGTATGGCATTATAATTAAAATAAAATTGATTTATATCAATATTTTGTCAAATGTTGTCAAATCATTTAAAATTTTTCCTGAAATACTCTTCTACCAGTGTATCAAAATACTTCATCCTCTCTTTTCCTTTTGGTATAGTGGAACGCAAACCTTTCATCTTCTGAAGAAAATCTCCAACAGAATCAGGAATGATCTTCTCAAAATGACGACGTATCTGCTTGGCAAATGCCGGAGAAGCTCCACCTGTGGAAAAAGCAATGGTCAGATCACCTTTTTGTACATAGGAAGGAAAGATAAAATCGCAGTAGTCCGTGTTATCCACCGAGTTGACCAAAATACGCTCTGATCGTGATTCCTCATAGATCGCTTTATGCAGCTCTACAGTATCGGTAGCAACAATAACGATATCAAAACCATTGATATCCCCGGTTTGATACATACGCTGATGGAGTGTCAGAGAGTATTTTTTGATAAGCTGGTCCGCTCCCTCGCTGATCTCTTTTGTGATCACTGTAATCTCTTTGGTAAAGTCAACCAGCTTTTCAAGTTTTTCTGTGGCAATGACACCGCCGCCGACCACCAGCACTTTAAGCCCGCTCATATCCATGAAAAGAGGGAAATACGACATATCTATCCTTTATTGTAACATTCATACTCTATCAAAAGTCTATCATAATTGCTTTGACAGATATCAATAAATCTTCATACAAATGAGACTATAATCTTTAAAGCCGGAATATACAATAGAGATTACACATCTTTCACAAATCATTAGCCCACGGGAATTCACAAAGAATCATCGATTAACCTTCGGGTTAACCTCAAATTCTTTGTAAATCTCCATGAAGTAAGCCTTTGCGAAACCTGAAGTAATTCTATTGCATCATCCGGGTTAAAACTACAGCAAAATGAGGATAATGATGCAAGATGAACTACTCTACCAAATGCAAAATGCTTTCCCGATGGAACAAAGACCCTTTCAGCAAATTGCTGAAGCCTTGGGAAGCAGTGAAGAAGAAGTAATTAAGACCGTCCAGCGATTGAAAGAAGAGAAGATCATTCGTCAAACCTCGGCAATTTTTGATACAAAACGGCTGGGCTACAAATCATCACTTGTTGCTTTCAAGGTACCTGAAGAGAAAACCGACAAGGCAGCATCCATTATCAACCAGCACCCGGGTGTCAGCCATAATTACCTCAGAAACCATGATTACAATATCTGGTTCACGATGGCAGTCGCACCAGACAGCAAACTGGGGTTGGAAAAGACTATAGAAATACTTAAAGAGCAGACCGGTGCAGATGATGCGATCACCCTTCCAACACTCAAGATGTTCAAGATCTCTGTAAAAATGGATACCACCGGGAAACGTGCCAAAAAAGAAAAAGTCAAAAAAACTGTTCATAAAGAGATAGAGCTTACCCCTGAGCATATTGCCGTTATCAAGGCTTTGCAAAAAGATATCAAAGTTGTCTCTGAACCCTTCAAAAGGATTACAGAAGAACTAGGAATGAGCTATGAAAAACTTTTTGGGATTGCAAATGAACTTAAAGAGAGTGGCGTGATGCGACGATTCGCTACCATCCTAAACCATAGACAGGCAGGTTTTGGAGCCAATGCCATGTCCGTTTGGGCAGTCCCCGGAGAGAAAGGGGAGGAGATAGGCAGACAACTTGCAGAATTTTCTGCTGTCAGCCACTGCTATCTGCGTCCAAGCTATCCTAACTGGCCTTACAACCTCTTTG
Coding sequences within it:
- a CDS encoding metal-sulfur cluster assembly factor, with the protein product MCNITKEAVFDAISTVIDPEVGFNLVEMGLIYDAIIDEECNVHVVMTLSTQGCPLHQMITQWVKEAVERIEDVGEVEVEVVWEPAWNISMADENVKKTLGGL
- a CDS encoding precorrin-2 dehydrogenase/sirohydrochlorin ferrochelatase family protein; the protein is MSYFPLFMDMSGLKVLVVGGGVIATEKLEKLVDFTKEITVITKEISEGADQLIKKYSLTLHQRMYQTGDINGFDIVIVATDTVELHKAIYEESRSERILVNSVDNTDYCDFIFPSYVQKGDLTIAFSTGGASPAFAKQIRRHFEKIIPDSVGDFLQKMKGLRSTIPKGKERMKYFDTLVEEYFRKNFK
- the ahbA gene encoding siroheme decarboxylase subunit alpha; the protein is MQDELLYQMQNAFPMEQRPFQQIAEALGSSEEEVIKTVQRLKEEKIIRQTSAIFDTKRLGYKSSLVAFKVPEEKTDKAASIINQHPGVSHNYLRNHDYNIWFTMAVAPDSKLGLEKTIEILKEQTGADDAITLPTLKMFKISVKMDTTGKRAKKEKVKKTVHKEIELTPEHIAVIKALQKDIKVVSEPFKRITEELGMSYEKLFGIANELKESGVMRRFATILNHRQAGFGANAMSVWAVPGEKGEEIGRQLAEFSAVSHCYLRPSYPNWPYNLFAMVHAKTQEECDSLIEEMAKETGLTEYGKLYSTVEFKKQRLVYFDDAFEKWETEVGGS